Proteins encoded within one genomic window of uncultured Draconibacterium sp.:
- a CDS encoding DUF302 domain-containing protein: MKGLTMFFTGLIVGILLTVILLIVILPKQMFVINESKLGFDETVATIEQSTKDNNWSMPHLYDLQATMKKHGFDVKPVKVFSLCKPDHAYQILSSDHERVVSALMPCRVAVYERNGKTYVSMLNSGLFSRFMGNKVKTVMGAASEENKQILAPVIK, encoded by the coding sequence ATGAAAGGATTAACTATGTTTTTTACCGGACTTATTGTTGGAATACTTTTAACCGTAATTCTTTTGATTGTAATATTGCCAAAACAGATGTTTGTGATTAACGAGAGTAAACTGGGTTTTGATGAAACCGTTGCCACTATTGAACAATCGACAAAAGACAATAACTGGAGCATGCCGCATTTATACGATTTGCAGGCAACCATGAAAAAACACGGTTTTGATGTAAAACCGGTGAAAGTATTTTCGTTGTGTAAGCCCGATCATGCTTACCAGATTTTAAGCAGCGATCATGAACGTGTAGTTTCAGCACTAATGCCATGCCGCGTTGCAGTATACGAGCGCAACGGCAAAACATATGTTTCGATGTTGAACTCAGGACTGTTCTCGAGATTTATGGGGAACAAAGTTAAAACCGTTATGGGTGCAGCCAGCGAAGAAAATAAGCAGATTCTGGCTCCCGTTATCAAGTAA
- a CDS encoding AAA family ATPase translates to MGKIISLANQKGGVGKTTTTINLAASLAVLEQKVLIIDADPQANATSGLGFDLRNVQSSIYECIVNEVEADKAVLHTGIDNLDLIPSHIDLVGAEIEMLNLPNREKVLKSALESLKDKYDFIFIDCSPSLGLITVNALTASDSVIIPVQCEYFALEGLGKLLNTIKIIQNRLNPELEIEGFLLTMYDGRLNLSNQVLEEVKHHFQEMVFDTVIQRNVKLSEAPSYGKPVVLYDASSKGAINHMNLAREILQRNAMTKMSKDNVVIN, encoded by the coding sequence ATGGGAAAAATAATTTCGTTAGCAAACCAGAAGGGAGGAGTTGGTAAAACAACCACAACAATTAATCTGGCTGCAAGTCTGGCAGTACTTGAACAAAAAGTCCTGATAATTGATGCCGATCCGCAGGCCAATGCCACATCGGGATTGGGATTTGACCTGAGAAATGTGCAATCGAGCATTTACGAATGTATTGTAAATGAGGTGGAAGCCGACAAAGCTGTTTTACACACCGGAATTGACAACCTCGATTTGATTCCTTCTCACATTGATTTGGTTGGTGCTGAAATTGAAATGCTAAACTTGCCTAACCGCGAAAAAGTGCTAAAATCAGCATTGGAATCGCTCAAAGACAAGTACGATTTTATTTTTATCGACTGTTCTCCATCGTTGGGATTGATTACGGTAAATGCCCTTACTGCGTCTGATTCTGTAATTATTCCTGTTCAGTGCGAATATTTTGCATTGGAAGGACTTGGGAAACTGCTGAATACAATTAAGATTATTCAGAACCGACTGAACCCGGAACTGGAAATTGAAGGTTTCCTGCTCACCATGTACGACGGTCGTTTGAACTTGTCGAACCAGGTTTTGGAAGAAGTAAAACACCACTTCCAGGAAATGGTTTTCGACACCGTAATTCAGCGTAACGTAAAATTAAGTGAAGCACCAAGTTACGGAAAACCCGTAGTACTTTACGATGCAAGCTCGAAAGGAGCAATTAACCACATGAACCTGGCGCGCGAAATTTTACAGCGCAATGCCATGACTAAAATGTCGAAAGACAATGTTGTAATAAATTAA
- a CDS encoding 4-hydroxy-3-methylbut-2-enyl diphosphate reductase, translating to MIVEIDRRSGFCFGVINAIKAAEDELKETNQLYCLGDIVHNGMEVERLEKMGLKSISKEEFFTLSNCKVLIRAHGEPPETYEYAKANNVELIDATCPVVLTLQEKVKSSYSKHSQIEGQVVIYGKKGHAEIEGLNGQTNHNAIIIESIADVDKIDKSRPVSLYSQTTKRIEDFHEIARKVQETTAPGVPVEIKDTICRQVSNRVPNLKKFAERFDMILFVAGRKSSNGQYLYTICKEVNDDSYFISNLDEIKKEWFDGVKSVGICGATSTPNWLMEDVKEWVHSNFG from the coding sequence ATGATTGTTGAGATAGATAGAAGATCGGGATTTTGTTTTGGTGTGATCAACGCGATCAAAGCAGCGGAGGATGAGTTGAAGGAGACGAACCAATTGTATTGTTTGGGCGATATCGTTCACAACGGAATGGAAGTAGAACGCCTCGAGAAAATGGGATTGAAATCTATTTCCAAGGAGGAGTTTTTTACCCTCAGCAATTGTAAAGTATTAATCCGTGCGCATGGCGAACCGCCGGAGACTTACGAATATGCAAAAGCCAACAATGTTGAACTGATTGATGCAACTTGTCCGGTGGTATTAACACTGCAGGAGAAAGTAAAAAGTTCGTATTCCAAACATTCGCAGATCGAAGGTCAAGTGGTTATTTACGGTAAAAAAGGACACGCCGAGATTGAAGGCCTGAACGGGCAAACCAACCATAATGCAATTATTATTGAAAGCATTGCCGATGTGGATAAGATCGACAAAAGCCGTCCGGTTTCGCTGTACTCACAAACCACCAAGCGAATTGAAGACTTCCACGAGATTGCAAGGAAAGTACAAGAAACCACCGCTCCTGGTGTTCCGGTTGAAATAAAAGATACAATTTGCCGACAGGTATCGAACCGCGTTCCAAACCTGAAAAAATTTGCTGAACGTTTTGATATGATTTTGTTTGTTGCCGGTCGGAAAAGCTCAAATGGCCAATACCTTTACACCATTTGCAAAGAAGTAAACGACGATTCGTATTTCATTTCAAATCTCGACGAAATTAAGAAGGAATGGTTTGACGGCGTTAAGTCGGTTGGTATTTGCGGGGCTACATCAACTCCCAACTGGCTAATGGAAGACGTAAAAGAATGGGTACACTCCAACTTCGGTTAA
- a CDS encoding heavy metal-associated domain-containing protein, translated as MKKLLYLLILVGFVACNSGTQKSTEVAQPEQIVESTIDIGGLHCDACVASVEKGVNSLSGIESVKVTLADSTAIVTYNASAVSIDEIEKSIEKRGYTIKAVN; from the coding sequence ATGAAAAAACTATTGTATTTACTCATCCTTGTTGGTTTTGTAGCCTGTAATTCAGGAACACAAAAAAGTACAGAAGTTGCTCAGCCGGAGCAAATTGTTGAATCTACCATTGATATTGGCGGATTACATTGCGATGCCTGTGTAGCCTCGGTAGAAAAGGGTGTAAATTCCCTGAGTGGGATTGAATCGGTAAAAGTGACACTCGCAGATTCAACTGCCATTGTAACATACAATGCATCGGCAGTGTCGATTGATGAAATTGAAAAAAGCATTGAAAAGCGCGGATATACTATAAAAGCCGTGAATTAG
- the porQ gene encoding type IX secretion system protein PorQ — MKRKIYLFIFFCFSMLAGKAQIGGEYTYQFLELTNSARIAALGGTQIAILDSEDLNLPYANPALLHADMDNRILVNYVNYLADVNYGYASYAKTYEGIGNFAVGMHYINYGQFDEATEGGELTGATFKAAEYALNLIYSNSYKRLNYGINLKPILSSFETYQSFGIAADLGASFASKDSYTNVALVVRNFGTQISTYYDGADHERIPLNIQAGISKRLQHAPLIFSATLQHLNHWDLASGDEEKDFNGENIHQREESFAKQTMRHLVLGAEILPSENFTLRMGYNYQRRQELKFDNKASTVGFSAGFGLKIKRFHFDYAISRFHLAGSSNLFSVSVNLNNNF, encoded by the coding sequence ATGAAGCGAAAAATTTACCTTTTTATATTCTTTTGTTTTTCGATGTTGGCGGGAAAGGCCCAAATTGGAGGTGAATACACTTACCAATTTCTGGAGCTGACGAACTCGGCACGTATCGCTGCTTTGGGAGGTACTCAAATTGCGATTCTCGATTCCGAAGATCTAAACCTGCCCTACGCTAACCCGGCATTACTTCACGCAGATATGGACAACCGCATTTTGGTGAATTACGTAAATTACCTTGCCGATGTGAATTATGGCTATGCTTCATATGCCAAAACCTACGAGGGAATCGGTAATTTTGCGGTTGGAATGCACTACATCAATTACGGGCAATTTGATGAAGCGACGGAAGGGGGCGAACTTACAGGAGCTACTTTTAAAGCAGCTGAATACGCGCTTAACCTCATTTATTCGAACAGTTACAAACGACTGAATTACGGAATCAACCTAAAACCTATTTTATCGTCATTCGAAACTTACCAATCGTTTGGAATTGCTGCCGACCTAGGTGCCAGTTTTGCCAGCAAAGACAGTTATACAAATGTGGCTCTTGTGGTGCGCAACTTCGGAACGCAAATTTCTACCTACTACGATGGAGCTGATCATGAACGCATTCCACTAAACATCCAGGCAGGAATTAGCAAACGCTTACAGCACGCCCCGCTTATTTTCTCGGCTACTTTGCAGCACCTTAATCACTGGGATCTGGCATCAGGCGATGAAGAAAAAGATTTTAACGGCGAAAACATCCACCAGCGCGAAGAGAGCTTTGCCAAACAAACCATGCGTCACCTGGTGCTGGGAGCAGAAATACTCCCTTCTGAAAATTTTACCTTGCGTATGGGGTATAACTACCAACGTCGACAGGAATTAAAATTTGACAACAAAGCTTCAACTGTCGGATTTTCTGCCGGATTTGGATTAAAAATCAAACGGTTTCATTTTGATTATGCCATTTCACGCTTTCATCTGGCTGGCTCTTCCAATTTGTTTTCAGTGTCGGTTAACCTGAATAACAATTTCTAA
- the priA gene encoding primosomal protein N': MPELFAQVILPLSLHDSFTYKVPALLENEIAPGKRIIVQFGKKKLYAALVISLSDKKPDDMEIKEVQEILDKHPIILPVNFKLWQWLAQYYCCTLGDVFRAALPTGLKLESKSKLFLTGVDEPVNLSPKEEIIIRQLQEEVSQLSDIEHKLGTEFSYQALRSLIDKKVVYAEEKISSKYKPKTETFIKLHSSITSEKVLQEKADSLTRAKKQLDLLFHFCTITNAFSDEQISEISKKELLTGNAFSPNLVKELVKKKILAEHQKQVSRLEEEKIGQVSINLLNKHQAKAYEEIKTTFETQQVTLIHGITASGKTEIYIHLIDEIIKTGKQALYLVPEIALTTQIVKRLKNVFGNKVGIYHSKLNSQERVEIWEKVLQFNDDPSKGYQVVLGARSAVFLPFSKLGIVIVDEEHENSFKQFDPAPRYNARDMAVVLGYQNDAKVLLGSATPSFESYYNALKNKYGLVNLMKRHSEMELPEIVVADIKRAYKRKQMRSFLTPELFEMMETALEKNEQIILFQNRRGYSPYVECFTCGDIPKCRNCDVSLTYHKYKRRLSCHYCGFSYQLPDKCDNCGSPELKTRGYGTEKIEDELKSLFRNARIARMDLDTTQSKNAFAKIVKNLEDRKTNILIGTQMVTKGLDFEHVSVVGILNADNLINFPDFRAHERAYQLISQVAGRAGRKHKQGKVVIQTSQPDHPLIELIREQNYQATLKEQFEERQLFKYPPFYRLVKIVVKHKNVQTVDRAANQLAQQLKKHKQLVVMGPEYPLISRIQLWHHKEIWIKIDRKLNLDLVKKEITAAVKAVRHLPSNSSCVFNIDVDPA; this comes from the coding sequence ATGCCTGAACTTTTTGCACAAGTTATATTACCACTGTCGTTGCACGATAGCTTTACCTACAAAGTACCTGCATTGCTGGAGAATGAAATTGCTCCGGGGAAACGGATAATTGTGCAGTTTGGCAAAAAGAAATTGTATGCGGCTCTGGTCATATCGCTTTCGGATAAAAAGCCGGATGACATGGAGATTAAGGAAGTTCAGGAAATCCTTGATAAACATCCCATAATTTTACCGGTAAATTTTAAGTTGTGGCAATGGCTGGCGCAGTATTATTGTTGCACGCTGGGCGACGTATTTCGGGCAGCTCTGCCAACCGGGTTAAAGCTTGAAAGCAAATCGAAACTTTTCTTAACCGGTGTTGACGAGCCGGTGAATCTGAGCCCAAAAGAAGAAATAATCATCCGGCAACTACAGGAAGAAGTTTCGCAACTTTCGGATATTGAGCATAAACTGGGGACAGAATTTTCGTACCAGGCACTGCGCTCGCTGATAGATAAAAAAGTTGTTTATGCAGAAGAAAAGATCAGTAGTAAATACAAACCCAAAACAGAAACTTTTATAAAACTGCACAGCAGTATTACAAGCGAAAAAGTACTTCAGGAAAAGGCCGATTCATTAACGCGCGCTAAAAAACAACTGGACCTGCTTTTTCATTTTTGCACGATTACCAATGCTTTTTCTGATGAGCAGATCAGTGAGATTTCGAAAAAAGAGTTGCTCACCGGCAATGCTTTTTCGCCTAATCTTGTAAAGGAGTTAGTAAAAAAGAAAATTCTTGCTGAACATCAAAAACAGGTGTCGAGGCTGGAGGAGGAAAAGATCGGGCAAGTAAGCATCAATCTGCTGAACAAACACCAGGCAAAAGCTTATGAGGAGATTAAAACCACTTTCGAAACGCAACAGGTTACGCTGATTCATGGAATTACGGCCAGCGGAAAAACGGAGATTTACATTCATCTTATCGATGAGATTATTAAAACCGGGAAACAGGCTTTGTACCTCGTTCCTGAGATAGCGCTTACCACACAAATTGTAAAACGACTAAAAAACGTTTTTGGCAATAAAGTAGGCATTTACCACTCGAAACTGAACAGCCAGGAGAGGGTTGAGATTTGGGAGAAAGTGCTCCAATTTAACGACGATCCTTCAAAAGGTTATCAAGTGGTTTTAGGTGCACGTTCGGCCGTGTTTTTACCGTTCTCAAAACTGGGAATAGTAATTGTTGACGAAGAGCATGAAAATTCGTTTAAACAATTCGATCCGGCACCACGCTACAACGCCCGCGATATGGCTGTAGTTTTGGGCTACCAGAACGATGCAAAAGTACTTTTAGGTTCAGCAACGCCTTCGTTCGAATCGTATTATAATGCGTTAAAAAACAAATACGGGCTGGTAAATTTGATGAAACGCCACTCGGAAATGGAGCTTCCCGAAATTGTTGTAGCCGACATAAAACGCGCCTACAAACGCAAACAAATGCGTTCGTTTTTAACGCCCGAGCTTTTTGAAATGATGGAAACGGCGCTGGAAAAAAACGAGCAGATCATCCTGTTTCAAAACCGGCGTGGTTATTCGCCTTACGTTGAATGTTTTACCTGTGGCGATATTCCTAAATGCCGCAATTGTGATGTTAGTCTAACTTATCACAAATACAAGAGGCGATTAAGTTGCCACTACTGTGGTTTTAGTTACCAGCTTCCCGATAAATGCGACAACTGTGGTTCGCCCGAATTGAAAACACGGGGTTACGGAACTGAAAAAATTGAGGATGAATTGAAATCCTTATTTCGGAATGCACGAATTGCCCGAATGGATTTGGATACTACACAATCGAAAAATGCCTTTGCCAAAATCGTTAAAAACCTCGAGGACCGAAAAACAAATATTCTGATCGGAACACAAATGGTAACCAAAGGATTGGACTTTGAACACGTTAGTGTTGTGGGAATTTTAAATGCCGACAACCTGATCAACTTCCCCGATTTCAGGGCACACGAGCGTGCTTATCAGCTTATTTCGCAGGTAGCAGGCCGCGCCGGACGAAAGCACAAACAAGGGAAAGTGGTTATTCAAACCTCGCAGCCCGACCATCCGCTTATTGAATTGATTCGCGAGCAAAACTATCAGGCCACACTAAAAGAGCAGTTTGAAGAACGTCAGCTGTTTAAATATCCACCCTTTTACAGATTGGTAAAAATTGTGGTAAAACACAAAAATGTTCAAACCGTTGATCGTGCTGCCAACCAACTGGCACAACAACTGAAAAAACACAAACAGTTGGTTGTTATGGGGCCGGAATATCCGCTGATAAGTCGTATTCAACTATGGCACCACAAGGAAATCTGGATAAAGATCGATCGTAAACTCAACCTCGATCTGGTAAAAAAAGAAATCACCGCTGCAGTTAAAGCAGTTAGACATCTTCCTTCTAACAGCAGTTGCGTTTTTAATATCGATGTAGATCCGGCATAA
- a CDS encoding ParB/RepB/Spo0J family partition protein: protein MMAKRNALGRGLGALIDDAEKMQQGAGLDEIELSKIEANPFQPRSKFDEEALQELSASIKEIGLIQPITLRKVSDNKYQIIAGERRFRASQLAGLNKIPAYVRKAKDDGMLEMALVENIQREDLDSIEIALSYQRLMDELEYTQEELSGRVGKKRSTIANYLRLLKLPAIVQKGLIDKEISMGHARAIINIDDADTQIMIFEQIIKHGLSVRKVEEVVRDLNSTEEKISDTKKPKFPNEFKIVKTQLDKIFSRRIDFSMNEKGKGKITIPFKSEADLERIVKIIENQK, encoded by the coding sequence ATGATGGCAAAAAGGAATGCACTTGGAAGAGGATTAGGCGCACTTATCGACGATGCTGAAAAAATGCAGCAAGGCGCCGGACTGGATGAAATTGAATTAAGCAAGATTGAAGCAAATCCTTTTCAACCCCGCTCGAAATTTGATGAAGAGGCACTGCAGGAACTTTCAGCTTCTATCAAAGAAATTGGGTTGATTCAGCCGATTACCTTACGAAAAGTTAGCGACAATAAATACCAGATCATTGCCGGAGAGCGTCGTTTCAGAGCATCGCAACTGGCAGGATTAAATAAAATACCGGCCTACGTACGCAAGGCCAAAGATGATGGGATGTTGGAAATGGCGCTGGTGGAAAACATTCAGCGCGAAGACCTTGATTCCATTGAAATTGCACTAAGCTACCAACGCCTGATGGATGAGTTGGAATACACACAGGAAGAACTGAGTGGACGTGTGGGTAAAAAACGCTCCACTATTGCCAACTACCTGCGTCTGTTAAAACTTCCGGCCATTGTTCAAAAAGGACTGATCGACAAAGAAATTTCGATGGGTCATGCGCGTGCCATCATTAATATCGATGATGCCGATACGCAGATCATGATCTTCGAGCAGATTATAAAACACGGGCTTTCGGTTCGGAAAGTTGAAGAAGTTGTTCGCGATTTAAATTCAACTGAAGAAAAGATTAGTGATACGAAAAAACCTAAGTTCCCGAACGAGTTTAAGATTGTTAAAACACAGCTCGATAAAATTTTTAGCCGGCGTATCGACTTCTCGATGAACGAGAAAGGAAAAGGAAAAATTACCATTCCTTTTAAATCGGAAGCCGACCTGGAAAGAATTGTTAAAATAATTGAAAATCAAAAATAA
- the cysK gene encoding cysteine synthase A, translating to MKAKNILETIGNTPHVKINRLYPEDYEVWVKVEKTNPGGSIKDRIALAMVEDAEKKGILKEGSVIIEPTSGNTGIGLALVAAVKGYRLILTMPESMSLERRRALKVFGAELELTPKEKGMKGAIAKAEELASELGNAWIPQQFNNPANVAVHHNFTAQEILKDFPEGFDYLITGVGTGGHITGVAEVLKEKFPNLKVFAVEPDSSPVIGGKDPGPHGIQGIGAGFIPKNLNTELLDGTVEISKDEAFEYAQKAAREEGLFVGISSGASLAAVAKKIKELPKGSRILTFSYDHGERYLSIEGLY from the coding sequence ATGAAAGCAAAGAACATTTTAGAGACCATTGGCAACACGCCACATGTAAAAATTAACCGCCTCTACCCTGAGGATTACGAAGTTTGGGTGAAAGTTGAAAAAACAAATCCCGGAGGTAGTATAAAAGACCGTATTGCACTGGCGATGGTAGAGGATGCGGAAAAGAAAGGGATCTTAAAAGAAGGTTCGGTCATTATTGAACCTACATCAGGAAATACCGGAATCGGGTTAGCACTGGTAGCAGCCGTAAAAGGTTACCGTTTAATTCTTACTATGCCCGAGTCAATGTCGTTGGAGAGAAGAAGAGCATTGAAAGTATTTGGTGCCGAGCTGGAATTAACGCCAAAAGAAAAAGGGATGAAAGGTGCCATTGCCAAAGCTGAAGAATTGGCCAGCGAACTGGGCAATGCCTGGATACCTCAACAGTTTAATAACCCAGCCAACGTAGCGGTGCATCATAACTTTACGGCACAGGAAATTTTAAAAGACTTCCCTGAAGGTTTTGATTACCTGATTACCGGAGTTGGAACCGGAGGACACATTACCGGAGTTGCTGAAGTTTTAAAAGAGAAATTTCCGAACCTAAAAGTTTTTGCAGTTGAACCGGATTCGAGCCCTGTAATTGGAGGGAAAGATCCCGGTCCACACGGAATTCAGGGAATTGGAGCAGGCTTTATTCCGAAAAACCTGAATACAGAACTACTTGACGGGACAGTGGAAATTAGCAAAGACGAAGCGTTTGAGTACGCCCAAAAAGCAGCACGAGAAGAAGGTTTGTTTGTTGGTATTTCGTCAGGAGCATCGTTGGCAGCCGTTGCCAAAAAGATCAAAGAATTACCAAAAGGATCGCGGATTCTTACATTCTCGTACGACCACGGCGAGCGCTATTTATCAATTGAAGGTTTATATTAG
- a CDS encoding bifunctional ADP-heptose synthase, whose product MNKTEVNEIFNRFSEIRAIVIGDAMVDAYLWGKVDRLSPEAPVPIVSVKTRENRLGGAANVSRNIQELGATPILFTVVGNDDNGKEFLNLLEKRDVSAQGIFIDPSRNTTVKNRVISSGKQIVRIDEESVDYISNEMESKLIKAITKEIETNPVDVIVFVDYDKGVITPNLFNTINELAHDKGILTTVDPKKRNFRNYKNVSLFKPNFKEFVDGTRSPLLKGDLESLKKVAETFKTEQQLELILITLSELGVFINNGLDEQYYPVAIRDIADVSGAGDTVIGVASLAMAAGLPPKIMALMSNLAGGLVCEKIGVVPVDQIQLKKEMRSQKI is encoded by the coding sequence GTGAACAAAACAGAAGTAAACGAAATATTCAACCGATTTTCAGAAATACGTGCCATCGTAATTGGCGACGCAATGGTAGATGCTTATCTTTGGGGCAAAGTTGATCGCTTATCACCTGAGGCTCCAGTTCCCATTGTATCCGTAAAAACCCGCGAAAACCGTCTTGGCGGTGCGGCAAACGTATCACGAAATATTCAGGAATTAGGAGCTACTCCAATACTTTTTACAGTGGTTGGCAACGATGATAATGGTAAAGAATTTCTAAATCTTTTAGAAAAACGTGACGTTTCTGCCCAAGGGATTTTTATCGATCCTTCACGAAATACAACGGTGAAAAACCGGGTCATTAGTTCAGGAAAACAAATCGTTAGAATTGACGAAGAATCAGTTGATTACATTTCAAACGAAATGGAAAGCAAATTGATCAAAGCCATAACAAAAGAGATCGAAACCAATCCGGTTGACGTGATCGTTTTTGTTGATTATGACAAAGGAGTGATTACTCCAAATTTGTTTAATACCATTAACGAACTGGCACATGATAAAGGTATCCTGACTACTGTTGATCCGAAGAAACGAAACTTTAGAAATTATAAAAATGTATCGCTCTTTAAGCCCAATTTTAAAGAATTTGTTGACGGCACCAGATCCCCTCTTTTGAAAGGCGACCTGGAAAGCCTAAAAAAAGTAGCTGAAACCTTTAAAACTGAGCAACAACTAGAGCTGATATTAATAACACTTTCAGAACTGGGAGTATTTATCAATAACGGCCTTGATGAGCAATATTATCCGGTTGCAATTCGCGATATTGCTGATGTTTCGGGAGCCGGCGACACGGTAATCGGAGTAGCCAGCTTAGCAATGGCAGCAGGACTTCCACCAAAAATAATGGCACTGATGTCGAACCTGGCAGGCGGATTAGTTTGCGAGAAAATAGGAGTAGTTCCGGTTGATCAAATACAGCTGAAAAAAGAGATGAGATCTCAAAAAATTTAA
- the cmk gene encoding (d)CMP kinase yields the protein MNDKKIIIAIDGHSSCGKSTMAKSLAQRLGYVYIDTGAMYRVVTLVALRNGWIENKVPDTQKVINGLKDIKITFKWDEEAGKNTTFLNGENVEDEIRQLEVSENVSPISTIAEVRHEMVHQQRENGKNKGIVMDGRDIGTVVFPNAELKIFMTASPEIRAQRRYLELTEKGDKVNFEEILANVEGRDKIDSTRAVSPLKQADDALILDNSELTREQQLDWAVNKVKEITEEK from the coding sequence ATGAACGACAAAAAGATTATCATCGCCATCGATGGCCACTCGTCTTGTGGCAAAAGCACCATGGCCAAGTCGCTTGCACAACGGCTGGGTTACGTTTATATCGATACCGGCGCCATGTACCGTGTGGTAACCTTGGTTGCCCTGCGCAACGGGTGGATCGAGAATAAAGTTCCAGACACGCAAAAGGTTATTAACGGATTGAAAGACATAAAAATCACGTTTAAATGGGATGAAGAAGCCGGGAAAAACACCACTTTCCTGAATGGCGAAAATGTGGAAGATGAGATCCGCCAGTTGGAAGTTTCGGAGAATGTAAGCCCCATAAGTACCATTGCCGAAGTACGCCACGAAATGGTGCACCAGCAACGTGAAAACGGCAAAAACAAAGGTATTGTTATGGATGGTCGCGATATTGGTACAGTGGTTTTCCCCAATGCCGAACTGAAAATATTTATGACAGCTTCGCCCGAAATTCGTGCACAGCGTCGCTACCTCGAACTTACTGAAAAAGGCGACAAAGTAAACTTTGAAGAAATTCTGGCCAATGTTGAGGGGCGCGATAAAATCGATTCAACACGCGCCGTAAGTCCCTTAAAACAGGCCGACGACGCACTTATTCTTGATAATAGTGAACTAACGCGCGAACAACAACTGGACTGGGCCGTTAACAAAGTAAAAGAAATTACTGAAGAAAAATGA